The following are encoded in a window of Citrobacter freundii genomic DNA:
- the cpxR gene encoding envelope stress response regulator transcription factor CpxR — protein MNKILLVDDDRELTSLLKELLEMEGFDVLVAHDGEQALELLDDSIDLLLLDVMMPKKNGIDTLKALRQTHQTPVIMLTARGSELDRVLGLELGADDYLPKPFNDRELVARIRAILRRSHWSEQQQNSDNGSPTLEVDALSLNPGRQEASFDGQTLELTGTEFTLLYLLAQHLGQVVSREHLSQEVLGKRLTPFDRAIDMHISNLRRKLPERKDGHPWFKTLRGRGYLMVSAS, from the coding sequence ATGAATAAAATACTGCTAGTTGATGATGACCGAGAGCTGACATCCCTGTTAAAGGAGCTGCTCGAAATGGAAGGTTTCGATGTGCTGGTTGCCCATGATGGGGAGCAGGCACTGGAGCTTCTGGATGACAGCATCGATTTACTTTTGCTCGACGTCATGATGCCGAAGAAAAACGGCATTGATACACTGAAAGCACTTCGCCAGACACACCAGACCCCCGTAATCATGCTGACCGCCCGCGGCAGCGAACTGGATCGCGTACTCGGCCTTGAGCTGGGCGCGGACGATTATTTACCCAAACCGTTTAACGACCGCGAACTGGTCGCGCGTATCCGCGCCATTCTGCGCCGCTCCCACTGGAGCGAACAGCAGCAGAACAGCGATAACGGCTCGCCGACGCTGGAAGTGGATGCGTTAAGCCTCAATCCGGGTCGCCAGGAAGCCAGCTTTGACGGGCAAACCCTGGAGTTAACCGGTACCGAATTCACCCTGCTGTATTTGCTGGCGCAGCATCTCGGCCAGGTGGTTTCTCGTGAACATTTAAGCCAGGAAGTGCTGGGCAAACGCCTGACACCGTTCGATCGTGCTATCGACATGCATATCTCGAACCTGCGTCGTAAGCTGCCGGAGCGTAAAGACGGGCACCCGTGGTTTAAAACCCTGCGCGGTCGCGGCTATCTGATGGTCTCCGCTTCATGA